A single region of the Planctomycetaceae bacterium genome encodes:
- a CDS encoding tetratricopeptide repeat protein: MTVKTKNTKLPLKKNNEPVASKKYQKALDLAEAGKHQEALECIQKYLAESPDNAEIINDTGAILYCLNRSDEAIEHFLKANELQPDSAEIIWNLSEAYLSESNAKQAAALFDTMEKLGILNAEILNRTAEMFINAGEISDAHQLLNKSLEISPNQPVLHPMLEIISRKMAEN, translated from the coding sequence ATGACTGTAAAAACGAAAAATACAAAATTGCCGCTGAAAAAAAATAACGAGCCGGTCGCTTCGAAAAAATATCAGAAGGCGCTGGATTTGGCCGAGGCGGGAAAACATCAGGAAGCGCTCGAGTGCATCCAAAAATATCTGGCCGAGTCGCCGGACAACGCGGAAATTATAAACGATACCGGCGCAATACTGTATTGTCTGAACCGCTCTGATGAAGCAATTGAACATTTTCTAAAAGCAAATGAATTACAGCCTGACTCGGCGGAAATTATCTGGAATCTTTCAGAGGCATACCTTTCTGAAAGCAACGCAAAACAAGCCGCTGCGCTTTTCGATACTATGGAAAAACTCGGTATTTTAAACGCTGAAATACTCAACAGAACCGCTGAAATGTTTATAAACGCCGGCGAAATTTCAGATGCGCATCAATTGCTCAACAAGTCGCTTGAGATTTCGCCAAATCAGCCAGTGCTGCACCCAATGCTTGAAATTATCAGTAGAAAAATGGCAGAAAATTAG
- the flgL gene encoding flagellar hook-associated protein FlgL, translating into MSGILNSIYNSSVYALYLHSKALTALQEQYSTGSRINRASDDPSSAYKVMGLNTQTTQLKNYIAAIDDVSGVLEMSSTIIGSMTTELANVKVSLSQIISGTYDESGRKRLAGQVDDALEQMVSLANTKHSGNYIYGGSNTSTAPYTVERTDDMITKVTYQGSDQQRDVAVAQGVESSAYYVGDDMFRSDERTTPTFTGDTGVTGGSGTSSIRGNVWLNVTQDGDGDYNLSLGGTTVDLGSYTGDLSNVPVKDADGNVLYVNATNLSNTGYEMVSVSGTYDIFNILINVRDLLLNEKNLSTTQLQQCRSELADSLDEVSNLLLSQETSIGSKIGFVDNLRDSLENMQYNTEDESTAIEQADIAQVAIDLARRETLYQMTLSATGKLMSMSLLDFID; encoded by the coding sequence ATGAGCGGTATTTTAAACAGCATTTATAACAGCAGCGTTTACGCTTTATATCTGCATTCAAAAGCATTGACAGCACTGCAGGAACAATACTCCACCGGTTCACGCATAAACCGCGCATCTGACGACCCGTCGTCAGCATACAAAGTTATGGGATTAAACACTCAAACTACGCAGCTTAAAAATTATATTGCCGCCATCGACGATGTAAGCGGCGTTCTGGAAATGTCCTCAACCATTATCGGCAGTATGACAACGGAACTGGCCAACGTAAAAGTAAGTCTTAGTCAGATTATCAGCGGTACTTACGATGAAAGCGGACGCAAAAGACTCGCCGGGCAGGTCGATGACGCGCTTGAGCAGATGGTTTCTCTGGCCAACACAAAACACAGCGGTAATTATATCTATGGCGGCAGTAATACAAGCACCGCGCCATATACTGTCGAACGAACTGATGATATGATTACAAAAGTAACATATCAGGGAAGCGATCAACAAAGAGATGTCGCCGTCGCTCAGGGCGTAGAATCCAGCGCTTATTACGTCGGCGATGATATGTTTCGTTCTGATGAGCGTACAACGCCGACATTTACCGGCGATACCGGCGTTACCGGCGGCAGTGGAACTTCCAGCATAAGAGGCAACGTCTGGCTTAATGTTACGCAAGACGGCGATGGAGATTACAATTTATCGCTTGGCGGTACTACTGTTGATCTGGGAAGTTATACAGGAGATTTAAGTAATGTGCCGGTTAAGGACGCTGATGGAAATGTTTTATACGTAAATGCAACCAATCTTAGCAATACCGGCTATGAAATGGTCAGCGTCTCTGGTACTTATGACATCTTCAACATTTTGATAAATGTACGGGATTTGCTGCTGAACGAAAAAAACCTTTCAACTACACAGCTTCAGCAATGCCGAAGTGAGCTGGCAGATTCACTTGACGAAGTAAGCAACCTTCTGCTTAGTCAGGAAACTTCAATAGGCTCGAAAATCGGATTTGTCGATAACCTGCGCGATTCACTTGAAAATATGCAGTACAATACCGAAGATGAATCGACAGCGATTGAACAGGCCGATATAGCTCAAGTCGCAATCGACCTTGCCAGACGCGAAACGCTTTACCAGATGACTCTTTCGGCGACAGGCAAATTGATGTCTATGTCGCTGCTGGATTTCATTGATTAA